The Ancylobacter sp. SL191 nucleotide sequence GTTCGACCTCAACCTCGTCGCGCTCAACACCGCGATGCTGCTGTTCTCCTCCATCACCTATGGCTTCGCCATGCTGACGATGGAGAAGAACCGGGTGCAGGCGACGCTGCTCTGGCTGGTGGTGACGCTGGCCTTCGGCTTCGCCTTCCTCGGCATCGAGCTTTATGAGTTCCACCACCTGATCGAAGAGGGCGCGACGCCCCAGCGCAGCGCCTTCCTGTCGGCCTTCTTCATCCTGGTCGGCACGCACGGCCTGCACGTCACCTTCGGCAGCCTCTGGCTGATCACGCTGATGGTGCAGGTCACCAAGCACGGCCTGATCCCGGCCAATAAGCGCCGGCTGATGTGCCTGTCGATGTTCTGGCACTTTCTGGACGTCATCTGGATCGGCGTCTTCACCTTCGTCTATCTCATGGGAG carries:
- the cyoC gene encoding cytochrome o ubiquinol oxidase subunit III gives rise to the protein MSTATTTTDTPVFYEVDEHPHPEGHSTALGFWIYLMSDCLIFAVLFAVFAVLGGNYAAGPGPRDLFDLNLVALNTAMLLFSSITYGFAMLTMEKNRVQATLLWLVVTLAFGFAFLGIELYEFHHLIEEGATPQRSAFLSAFFILVGTHGLHVTFGSLWLITLMVQVTKHGLIPANKRRLMCLSMFWHFLDVIWIGVFTFVYLMGVLR